A region of the Stieleria neptunia genome:
GGTAATCGTAATTCTTTCCCGAGATCGGATCATCGCCGAAAAGCCAGCACGCCCGTGTGGTCCGGCTGATCACGTGAGAGATTTGAACGTCGTTTGGGTCCACCACTTCGGAACGAATGGATCTTGCCATCGCAGAGTCTCCACCACAACTCGTTTCTGGAAACTGCTGCGGGTCTGAGGATCTTTCTCGACCATTCGCAGCGAAAAAACGAGTGATCTTTCACTCTGCCTGACTACGGTCATTCCACCCGACTGGAGGCGTCAAGTCAAGTTGATTTGTGGGCGTTTTTCCAAGACGGGGTCTGTCCCCGGGTGAGCGTCCAGGCGGGGTCTGTCCCCGAGTGAGTGGGGTCTGTCCCCGAGTGAGTGTCGGTTTTGTTACAGTTGGCGAGTCTCCTGATCCGTCATGATTGTCAAAAACGTGCCCTTGCGTTGCAGCGGGTGCAGATCCACTGAGCTGTTTATGAAGCATTTTGTTTTTATTGCCGTGGTCGTCACGGCAACCGTCACCGCTGCGATTGCGGGGGATGAAGTCGCCCAGCACGCTGTCGCACTTCGGCTTCCATCGACGCCGTCAAACCCGCGTAACAGCGAAGGCGATTTTATTCGGCTCAATGACGGTCGCATCCTGTTCGTGTACACGCATTTCACCGGTGGCGGTGGCGACCATTCGTCCGCCCATCTTGCCGGACGCTATTCCTTTGACGGCGGCAAGTCGTGGGACGACATCGACACTCCGGTTTTGGAAAGCGATGCAAATTTGAACATCATGTCGGTGTCACTGTTGCGTTTGGCCGATGGTCGGATTGCGCTGTTTTATCTCAGAAAAGATTCGCTGCAGGATTGCCGGCCGGTGGTTCGGTTCAGCGATGACGAGGCGGCGACATGGAGTCAGCCGAGGGAAATCGTCCCTGATTCCCAGATCGGATATTACGTCTTGAATAACGATCGCGTGATCCAATTGCGTGACGGACGGTTAGTCGTCCCGCTCGCGCTGCATCACACGCCGGATCAAAAGAAGCCCGATTGGACCGGAAGGGTGCTGTGTTGTCTGAGCGATGACGCGGGAAAGTCGTGGCGGCGGAGCAAGAGTATCTTGCAGGCCCATGACCAGCGCAGCGGCAAACGTCTGATCGCGCAAGAACCAGGCGTCGTCGAGCTTCGCGACGGTCGTGTGATGATGTTTGTACGCTCGAATGCGGGCAGCCAATTGCTGAGCCATTCGCGCGACGGCGGAGCAACCTGGACGCCACTGGTGCCATCGACGCTTCACTCACCGACGTCTCCGGCGACCATCGAACGCATTCCCCAGAGCGATACGCTGGTCTGTGTGTGGAACGACCATGCAAAAATATCGCCCGAGTTGCGCGGCAAACGGACTCCGCTCTCGCTGGCCACCAGTGACGACGAGGGGATGACGTGGCGACCCTCAATCACACTGTTTGACAGTCCCGATGGCTGGTATTGCTACACTGCGATCGAGTTCACAGAGGACGCGATCCTGCTCGGGCATTGCGGCGGTGATCGCACGAAAAACAATGGCCTGGCCGAATCGCAGATCACACGCGTGCGATGGAGCGATCTCGGGGACGTGCGCCCGTGACTGATCCGCCAATCACTCGGTCAGGCCGCTGGGCTTAGGCAGACCGCTATCCTTGTCGTCTGCCGCAACTCATTCTTCGGGTAGGGCGTAGTGGATCTTGTCAAAGATCCCAAGCAGAAGGATCTTTGACTAGGTCCACCACTCGAAAACTGAGCCGCGACGGAATCCTGATATTGTCCGTGGTGATTCCTTTGCTTGCATCCAAGCCATCGCATTAGGCATTGGGGGCTGTCCCCGGCGGTTGGGGGCTGTCCCCGGCGGTTGGGGTCTGTCCCCGGCGGTTGGGGTCTGTTCCCGGCGGTTGGGGTCTGTCCCCGGCGGTTGGGGTCTGTCCCCGGCGGTTGGGGTCTGTCCCCGGCGGTTGGGGTCTGTCCCCGGCGGTTGGGGTCTGTCCCCGGCGGTTGGGGTCTGTCCCCGGCGGTTGGGGTCTGTCCCCGGCGGTTGGGGTCTGTCCCCGGCGGTTGGGGTCTGTCCCCGGTGGTTTGGGGTCTGTCCCCGGTGGTTGGGGTCTGTCCCCGGTGGTTGGGGTCTGTCCCCGGTGGTTGGGGTCTGTCCCCGGTGGTTTGGGGTCTGTCCCCGGTGAGTTGGTTAGTTTTGGGGGGGTGGGTGGTTGATGCGTCGCAGGTCGTCGATGAGTTGTTGGTGCATTTGGGCTTTCCGCGCGTCATCGGGCATGCGGAGGATCGCCGCGGGATGCCATGTGGCCATCGTGCGCTCGCACCAATCGGTTGCGCGGATTTCGCCGCGGTGCTTGGAGACTTGAAAGTCACGTCCGAAGAGTGCTTGCGATGACGTTGCTCCCAAACAGAGAATCGCAACGGGCTGGACCAGTGCCAGTTCCGCTTCTAACCAGGGCCGACAGGCATAGACTTCACGTGCGTTCGGTTTTTGGTGCAATCGACGTTTGCCGCGGGACGTCGTCGCTTCGGTGAATTTGAAATGCTTGACCACGTTGGTCAGATAAACGTCATTGCGGCGGATCCCGGCCCGTTTCAGGGCATCATCGAGCAGCTTGCCGGCCGAGCCGACGAAGGGCCGCCCCTCCAGATCCTCGCGGTCCCCCGGTTGTTCACCCACCAACACGATCCTTGCATCCCGACTCCCTTCGCCGAACACGGGCTGTGTCGCGTGGCGGTGTAGATCGCACGCTCGGCAACCGCCCACCGCGGTACGCAACGATTCCAAATCGATTCGCTCGGGCATGTAGTGCGTCGCCGTCTCGGCAAAGCCCTCGTTCTGATCCACCATCGCAGCCACCCGCTCGGGAGCGGCTTGCAACAGGTCGTCGATCAGCGAGGTTTCCGGCAGCGTCGGCCAATGACGCACCGGCATTTCCCGTTTCATCGTGTCGACTTTGACCCGCGCCGGGTTGAAGATCGATGCGTAATACGTTTTCCAAAGTTCCTCGAGCGCATCATCATCCGGGGCGTCGCTGACCGGCACGCCGGGGCCGTACCGCAGTGACGATTGGTCCCAGGTCACCGACTCGTCGGGCGTGAGGATCGACCACTTCATGCCGCTGAATCGGCGGCTGAAAAACGGAGCGGCCAAGCGGACGATACGATGATCCGGCCGGTGCCATGCGACGTAGACCTCTTCGTCGCCTGAATCGATCACTTTGCGAAACCGCACGAACGCCTTCATTTTATGAACGTCTCGCGTGACCGCTTTCCGCATCGTCGTCAGCTCGTGAACATCATCGTCGGTCGTGATCTGCAACAGATGACGTTCCCCGCGCACCAGACGCCACAAGGTTCGGTAGAGCAATGACCAACGCGTCCCGGCGCGGTGACAGGCGACGGTCTTGGCCAGTTCCAAAAACGCTTTGGGGACGGTGAAGGCAGTCGGTGTCGCAGGGAACTCCGTGTCGTCATTTGAATCGAACAAGGAATGTTGCTCGTCGTCAGCCATCCAGGCCACCTGCTCCGGCGGCACGTCGGCGGTAAGCAATCGTCGCGCCGTGACTCGCCATTGGTCGAACGTCTGAACCTTCACAAATCGCATGACGCGAACTTAGACCTCTCCGGTCAGGGCGGATTGACGAGTGTCGAACAACATCAGCTGTTTGTGTTTCGGTTGTGCGCGGCCGCGAAGATC
Encoded here:
- a CDS encoding sialidase family protein, yielding MKHFVFIAVVVTATVTAAIAGDEVAQHAVALRLPSTPSNPRNSEGDFIRLNDGRILFVYTHFTGGGGDHSSAHLAGRYSFDGGKSWDDIDTPVLESDANLNIMSVSLLRLADGRIALFYLRKDSLQDCRPVVRFSDDEAATWSQPREIVPDSQIGYYVLNNDRVIQLRDGRLVVPLALHHTPDQKKPDWTGRVLCCLSDDAGKSWRRSKSILQAHDQRSGKRLIAQEPGVVELRDGRVMMFVRSNAGSQLLSHSRDGGATWTPLVPSTLHSPTSPATIERIPQSDTLVCVWNDHAKISPELRGKRTPLSLATSDDEGMTWRPSITLFDSPDGWYCYTAIEFTEDAILLGHCGGDRTKNNGLAESQITRVRWSDLGDVRP
- a CDS encoding UdgX family uracil-DNA binding protein (This protein belongs to the uracil DNA glycosylase superfamily, members of which act in excision repair of DNA. However, it belongs more specifically to UdgX branch, whose founding member was found to bind uracil in DNA (where it does not belong), without cleaving it, appears to promote DNA repair by a pathway involving RecA, rather than base excision.), giving the protein MRFVKVQTFDQWRVTARRLLTADVPPEQVAWMADDEQHSLFDSNDDTEFPATPTAFTVPKAFLELAKTVACHRAGTRWSLLYRTLWRLVRGERHLLQITTDDDVHELTTMRKAVTRDVHKMKAFVRFRKVIDSGDEEVYVAWHRPDHRIVRLAAPFFSRRFSGMKWSILTPDESVTWDQSSLRYGPGVPVSDAPDDDALEELWKTYYASIFNPARVKVDTMKREMPVRHWPTLPETSLIDDLLQAAPERVAAMVDQNEGFAETATHYMPERIDLESLRTAVGGCRACDLHRHATQPVFGEGSRDARIVLVGEQPGDREDLEGRPFVGSAGKLLDDALKRAGIRRNDVYLTNVVKHFKFTEATTSRGKRRLHQKPNAREVYACRPWLEAELALVQPVAILCLGATSSQALFGRDFQVSKHRGEIRATDWCERTMATWHPAAILRMPDDARKAQMHQQLIDDLRRINHPPPQN